One Thamnophis elegans isolate rThaEle1 chromosome 2, rThaEle1.pri, whole genome shotgun sequence genomic window, GCAGACAATGGCCCGCATACACTAATATGGCATTTGCcactttttgtaaccaatgggcATTGTACATAAATTTGGCaatccttataacagccagggtcaggcgttggctgagcgtgccaaccagacattaaaacatgccctggacagatatattggcaataggggaaaaacgcctcctggcctcccagcagtgcaaaaCACGCTTAACCTTTGTCTTTATATCCTGAATTTCTTAAATCTTACCGGCAGCCACCATCCTCAGCAGCGacttcattttgcagctccacctgcTGCAAACTCTCCTCGACCACCTTTCTCCTAtcactgcttgcctgacttgacgtggcgaggacctgccgACCTGATCACCTGGGGCGAGGATACGCGGCGATCCAACTCCCTGATTGAGTTCTTTGGGTTCCTGGATGACACGTAGACCTTTTCTTCCAAAATCACCACCACACACATCCAGGGATGCCGATCGTCCATCAGCCCCCAAATGAGGAAGAGCTTGTGGAGGTTGCTTCCTGGCCTGACCAGGAAAATGGGCCTGGACACCCTCCACCGTATGAGATTGCGGAGGCTGTTTCCTGCCCTGACCAGGAAAACGGGTAGGACACCCTCCACCGTATTCGCCACCAGAAGGATGTCCCTTATTTCGAAGAAAGCCTCCAGGTTATCCCCTGTCGCTGTGGCAGGAGTTCATGAAACCCATAAGTTGTAGAACTTTCTCGTatcattctgttattttttcattgtgtggcataatttatatatatatataaatttacaataatataatttacaaatatatatattttgtacacagaaaaatgtacaaaatgtttgaaaatcataAAATGTGTGAGCATGGCCAAATGGAGGGTGACAGCTGCCGGGTGTGGGAGACTGTGCCAGTGACTGCCGTGGCACAGCAGAAACATGAATGGGAAAAGGGGCAAttaggaggtgggggatagtgggatccttgctgctttctgagcttggtgcagcaaggatcccactccccgcctcctctttctccctctctttcctttttggggggaaggaggagaaaggacaaaaaggagaaagggagagaaagaggaggtgggggatagtgggatattaaaaattgtccaaaagcaactgacaatttccatactattGCTAAGAAAAGGacaaaaggagggagaaaaaggagatgggggatagttcttcctccccccccccccggcagcaaACTTGTGGCAGCTGCCCGAGCTCCCTCCCCATGCCTTCTCGCCTTCCCTCAGGTGGAAGTTGCTCGCAATCACCTTCTTGCAAGGCTCTCGACTCCTCTGGGGAATCTTCGCTGCGGTGGCTTAACAAGCTAAGGCTTTCTCCTGCTCTGTTGCCGCTGCCATCTGGCTCCAGCAGAACACGGCACGGGACGGCTTGGGGACCGAGCACAGCCGGAGCAAAATACTGTCCGTACCGCACCTAGTAGGTGCTGGGAGAAGCCGTGCAAGTTCCCACCCCCGCCCTCGCGCCCACGCCAGTTCTTTTTTGAGGCCTGGGATCTTGGGCAAAtctggggaccttgcaaaggccttgtgaGGTCCCTGAACATGTCAAAGACGCCGGCCGCGCAGCCTAAGTTCCCGTCCGCGCCCTCGCTCCTGTGCCCGTTCTTTTtggaggcctggcatcttgggcaagtccggggaccttgcaaaggccttgcgacGTCCCCGAACATGTCAAAGATCCTGGCTATGCCGCGTAAGTTCCCACCCCCCCGCTCGCTACCGAACCCATTCTTTTTGGAGGCCTGGAATCTTGGGCAAGtctggggaccttgcaaaggccttgcaatGTCCCCGAACATGTCAAAGACGCTGGCCGCACCATGTAAGTTTCCGCCTCCACCCTCGCGCCCGTTCTTTTTGGAGGCCTCGCATATACATAACAATGTGCAATTCAGTAAGGCTTACTCCTTAATATATTAGTTCAGGACTTACAGCTTAATGACGTCGGTTTTCCATATtgtatcttttcaatttactACTGCATAGCGATGTTGTGAGCTATAGTGCAGAATCCCGATGCTATCGCGAGTAGGATAAGTCTTCCCTTGAATATCTAGGCTTTCTGCTTTCCAAAAGCATCGAACTGAGAGATTAAATATTTGTCTCAATGGATTGGGATGAGTGACATTCTCGTTCCTACAGAGACGGCTATTCTTTAGGTGCAGCTACAGCGCTTTTTGTCCTCCTTTGGAAGCCGTCTTTCGTGATGTTTGCAagccaatcaagagtgtggctttgaaaacctgcgGCGTGATCGTGCTGTGCGGGAGCGAGTGTCTCTCCCCAAATATGGAGGACGTagtgtatcctagaaaatcagtaagacccgcTGGCGGCCCGTATCTGCCAcggccttgcagcctctttacattggtaaagataaaaataaacaaaaaatcgGGACATTTTAAGAACGCCGCGGGACGCAGGaaaaattgtgcaaaatcgtgactggccgccaaaagcgggacgtctggtcaccttatgctaagATCCTCCCTGCCCTTTGGCCCTCACTTAAGGGGGAGGGCATCGTCTCCCTGCCCGTGCAtgcaccctcccggccttcccaCAGCCAGCCAACCCcttgcaagaggaggaggaggagggccgaCCGAAAGGAAGTCTCCGCCACAGCTGCCAATCAATTTCCAAAAAGAGAGAGCACAGAGGAGttgtgactgccggaacccacccctggtccaaagCTTCTCCGCCATTCTCAGCATCCAGAAGCTGGGGAAGAGAGGGGCATACAGGGCTGTTAAAACCAGATGTGAAGCAGCAGCAGCTAGCAATAATTTTGCAGTTACTTTGTGCTGAGTTTTCAAGCCTGCATTGAAACACATCTCATGCCAAGAACTATGTCACTTGCTGTTTTCTGTTGTGGGAGGCTTGGAACATGACTGTAAGTCAGTGTTCCATCCTCCCCACCCCTTGTCTCCAGCTGTTTGCCTAACTGTTCCCTACAGGGTATAAGAAGGCAGGGGAGTATCATGGGAAATGCTGAGGGAACAGTGATGGAGGCCACTGCCGGAGTGGCGGTGGACTTGTCCCTACTAGCAGTCCTTCGAGCACAGAACAATGGGGCTTCCCAGTTAGATATATGCCCCAAGAGCGTGAGGCCCTCAGACATGTCCAGCTGGCCCACGTTACATCAGTCCAGGACGCAGGACAAGAGATGGGACCCACCGGAGAATGGTGGTGTTCATTGGCAGCTGATGGTTTGGGACCCTGCTACTGACATCGAATCTGTCTGGCAGCTATTTAACACGGTGGCGGAAGAGGTGCCTGTCTGAAGGTTATGATGATGGGGGTGGAGTTTTTCCACTGAGCCTGGCAGTCAAACAATGGTGCTGCTTTGGGAGCGGTTTGGTGAGGCCATTTTTGCAACGTTGGTCCTGGCAACGTGAGGAGTTGAAGGGGGGAGGCAGCAGCCATACTAAGGGCCCTGTTGCAGTTCAGTCAAGCCAGTAGGTGCACCCACCCAGTTCTGCCTGGCCAGTCTGAAGCTCCGGATAGATGATGGTCATGGCAGATTTCAGGAGACCCAAGTGGTGAGGGGACCTGGGACCAGGCCCCTCCTTGACAGAGTTTGGCAGTAGCTCTGGCCAAAACCAAGGTGAGGCAACGACTTTTTAATAGTAGACACCAATGGATGCCCCCTCGGcagggcagcccacctctggcACGGCAGTGACCAGTGCCTAGGTGAGCTCATCAGATCCCATTGAGTCCAGGGTGACCTCTGGGCTgaggtgggattcagacagtttgGATTGGTTCGGGCAAGCCAGTTGTTaaaattctgcccagttcagtgaaTCAGCTAATCCCACCATTGGCTGGTCCTATCCACCCACATTTttgggcctgaaaaacagccaaaaacgcccaaaaaaaccctctcagaaagagcctgaaaaatggcccagaaaTGGCAAAACAATGGTCCaaacaacagccctgaaaacgTCTAAAAATGGCCACAAACGTCCCAAAAAACCTCCCAGAAACAGGCTGAAAAAGAGCCAAAACCCaccccagaaaacagcctggaaatggcTCACAATACGGCCCAAAAGTCCCAAAATACAGCCCACGAAATGGCTGTGAACAGcccaaaaatgggccaaaaaacaccctggaaacagcctgaaaaacagccccaaaatggccacAAAACatcccaaaaatggccaaaaaacaccctgaaaaacagccccaaatatCGCCCAAAATACAATCTGAcaacagtctgaaaatggcccaaaaatgggCTAGTAAATGGCCTAGAAATTGTCCAAATTTTGCCCAAAAAGCAGccccaaaaatggccccaaacCAGCCagtaaatggcctgaaaatggcccccaaacacTCTAGAAACTGCCTAAAAAGAACTCCAAAACTGGGCCAAAAACAATCCATAACAGGCCAGAAATGGCCCTAAAACATCCCAAAATACAGCCCAAATTACTGCCTgacaacagcctgaaaacaggccAGAAATGCCCCAAaagggcctgaaaaatggccaaaaacagccaAAAGAAAGCCCCTGAAACAGCCcgtaaatggcctgaaaaatgggccaaaatatACCCCAGGAACTGCCTAAAAGCaaccccaaacaaacaaaaacagcacaaaaatgtctccaaaaacagcctggaaatggcctgaaaactgaTGGAAGCGTTTGGGATTATGAGCGCACAGAAATGAATCCCTTTGTGAGCCTGAGCTCTTCCCAAGAAGCTTCCATAGGGAGCACAGCCACTTCTTAAGAGATTCCTCGCCATGGTTTGGAAACTGCTGGTTGGTTGGAGAAGGCTGAAGGAGATGTGGATTCTACAGATTTGGAGTGAACAGATTAAATGTGTGATGAACCGGACTTTGAAGTGATGTTGGTTGTCGCTGGGAAATGGACTTGCCATATCCAACTGGAAAACTATTTGGACTGGACTGTGGTGAAAATGGATCGACAACAGAGGTTTATGATTTTGAGGAATAAAACACAATAGTTGTTTTATTGTTCTCagccaaaatattaaaaaaaagttttatttgtaAGAATCAAAGATATTTCATCTCAGACAGATCACAGACAATGATTATGGTAAATAAAAAGCCATTCTGGACTTTATACAAATTAAATGCAAAACTAAATTGTTAATGCGATTTTGACTTTGCTGTTTATTCACCTGTTAACCACTTTTCCTCTGTGTAGTAGATTGATGAAAGTCAAATTGTTTGTAAAATAGAACTTTATAAATTTGGGCTTGCTTCACAAGGGGAGGTAACTAATATTGCCCCGACATATGCATGAATACTCAAGTGGAGGGGTTAGTATATGTAAATCtgtttttgcacattttttttgctttctttttaaacgTTGTGTCTATTCTTGCTTTGCTTTTAAAgctttgtggggttttttggagttttatttatattaattttctgaataatttttttttttttttccccaaaaaatctgCAAGGAAGTTCATGTGGCTGCTCTTTACCTATCTTCTAAACTGCCACTAAATTCATGGAAACGTTGCATTATAGGCTTGGAAGGGACAtcggaggtcttctggtccaacctgcTCTTCAAGACAGGACACTTAAACCATCCCTCTCAAATGGTCGTCCAGTCtactcttgaaaacctccagtgacccaCAAAACcgggaggcaaactattccactgattaattgctgtgacaaaaaaaaatcttctaggtTGGGCCTCACTTTAactagcttccacccattacttcttatcctgccaTCTGGTGCCCTAGAGAATAAGTCAATctgctcttctttgtgtcagATGCATAAGTACTTGAAGACAGCTATCTTGTCCCTTTtggttgctcttctgtgcacATTTTCCAGTGTCTCAAcgtttttatatcatggtgaccagcaCTCAACtatgtattctaagtgtggtATTGCGTAAAGCAATTCTATATTTTCTTGTTGTCTTGACATTATTCCTCTCTTGATGCAACCTAAGACTACATTGGCTGTTATTGGCAACTGCAGCACAATGCTGGCCAAGAGGTACTTGCCTACTTATCACCCCAGGGATACATTGCCTGCCCTTTTGGAGATCTCCCAGAGGCACACCATTTTCATTGCACCCGCAATTCCATAACACAGTCTACAAAGTGTTAAGGTAGCAAAACAGAACAATTTGTCCATTCCCAGTGACCAAGAAGCAGCCACCTTATTAACACAGACAGCCATGGCAAATGAGAGCTGCTTCCACAAGTTCACTGCATGGCCTACGGATAAATCCCGGTCAAAATAATGGTTGTTTCCATAAAGCAGTCACACAGCCCAAAGATACATGCCCTGTCCTCTTTCCCCACATGAGATTCAGAGATGTTCAAAAGGTATGGAGGAGGCTGTGATGCCTGGTAGGGTGGGAGTAGAGGCCTAAGGACTGCAGGGATATAGTAGAAGTgaagacccgggggggggggaaggtctaTGGAACCATGTGGGGAGCCTGTGTCATCTGGTGATTTGTGAGCCACCTTATTGACAAAGGCAAACTTAAGGCCCAGGGTCAGATGCGGGCCACAGGGTGATTAAATCCATGCCGCGGGACTGTTGTTAAAGCAGCGGACTGGTCCGTGGTGCCTCTTCCAGCATttgcactggcagagggttgcaggaggccattgcaactAAAAATGGAGGCTGCGGGGGACGCAGGagaccctcccgagctccgttttcattggtagaaggttgcaggaggccactgcAGCTGAAAAAGGAGGTTGGGATCCCATCCCTTGTTGGCATAGCACTCGGGCTTCCACAGgcgccccaacacaagtgatgttaagATAGCTATGCCCTCCTGTCCAATTCCACCACAGCCCTCCACCCAGGTCAAACAGAACCATGATGCAGCCCTCGATaaaatctagtttgacacccttgcgaTAAGGAGTCTTTTGGCCAAAAGGAATATCCAGACTGGCCATTTGAAAGGCGCTCCCATGTGAGTCCCCTGTGTTTCACTAGGtttgaactgaaatgaaataGGGCATTCAGTGTTTTTCATGTGATCTCCGGTGAATCACCATGTTGAAATTCTGACTGAAGCTTTTGCCACAAACAGGACACTCATACGGTTTctccctgtgtgagtcctctggtgtttaaccagactggaattcttggtgaaacttttcccacagtcagcaTATTCAAAAGCATTCTCTCCTGTGTGTAACATCTGGTGATTTGTGAGCTGTAATTTTGAAATGAAACCTTTTCCACAgtcaagacattcaaagggtttctctcccgtgtgagaCTTCTGATGTTTCATCAAGCTAGAATTCTGAGTGGAACCTTTgccacaaataggacattcatACAGTTTCGCTCCTATATGAGTTCTCTGGTGACTCATGAGGTAGAATTTTGTAATGAAACATTCCCCACAATATAGACAGGGATATGATTTCTCTCCTGTTTGAGTCCTCTGTTGTTGTACCTGGCAGAAATTGGAACTGAAACTTGTCCCACATATCGGACACTcctacggtttctctcctgtgtgagtcctctggtgtatcactaggTTGGCAttttgactgaaacctttcccacagtcaggacattcaaagggtttctctcgtGTGAGACCTTTGGTGTACCACCAGGTgggaattgtgactgaaacttgTCCCACAAATCGGACACTCCTacagtttctctcctgtgtgagtcttctGGTGGATCAACAGGCTGGACttgtgactgaaacatttcccacagtcaggacattcaaagggtttctctcccgtgtgagtcctctgatgtaccaccaggtgggaattgtgactgaaactttttccacaaacaggacattcaaagggtttctctcctgtgtgagtcctctggtgtgtcaccaggttggACCTGCTACTGAAACTTGTCCCACAGTgaggacattcaaaaggtttctctcctgtgtgagtcctctggtgtgtcacaaggtcggaattctgactgaaacatttcccacagtaaGGACATttgaaaggtttctctcctgtgtgagtcctctggtgtgtcttCAGgtgagaattctgactgaaagctttcccacagtcaggacattcaaagggtttctctcctgtgtgggtcctctggtgtatcactaggtaggaattctgactgaaagctttcccacagtcaggacattcaaagggtttctctcctgtgtgtgtcctctggtgtatcactaggTGGGAATTCttgctgaaacttttcccacagtcaggacattcaaagggtttctctcctgtgtgagtcctctggtgtttcactaggtgggaattctgactgaaacctttcccacagtcaggacattcaaagggtttctctcctgtgtgagtcctctggtgtatatCTAGGTGGGAATTCTtgctgaaacctttcccacagtcaggacattcaaagggtttctctcctgtgtgtgtcctctggtgtatcactaggtaggaattctgactgaaacctttcccacagtcaggacattcaaagggtttctctcctgtgtgagtcctctggtgtatcactaggTCGGAATACTGACTGAaagctttcccacagtcaggacattcaaagggtttctctcctgtgtgagtcctctggtgtctcaacaGGGTGGACttgtgactgaaacatttcccacagtcaggacattcaaagggtttctctcctgtgtgagtcctctggtgtatcactaggtcggaattctgactgaaacctttcccacagtcaggacattcaaagggtttctctcctgtgtgagtcctctggtgtatcactaggTTGGCATTccgactgaaacctttcccacagtcaggacattcaaaaggtttctctcctgtgtgagtccacTTGTGTGTCACTAGgtcggaattctgactgaaacctttcccacagtcagggcattcaaagggtttttctcctgtgtgaagcCGCTGGTGTATCACTAGGTGGGAATTGctgctgaaacttttcccacagtcaggacattcaaagggtttctctcctgtgtgaagcaATTGGTGTACCACCAAGTGGGAATTGTGAccgaaacctttcccacaaacaggacattcaaagggtttctctccgtgtgagtcctctggtgtatcaccaggttggacttcttactgaaacctttcccacagtcaggacattcaaagggtttctctcctgtgtgagtcctctggtgtatcacaagGTTGGCTTTCCAACGGAAacgtttcccacagtcaggacattcaaagggtttctctcctgtgtgagtcctctggtgtatcactaggTTGGCATTccgactgaaacctttcccacattcaggacattcaaagggtttctctcctgtgtgagtcctctggtgtatcactaggTCGGAATTCTGTCTGAAACCTTTCCCGCAATCAGGACattcatataatttatttttgtttgcatCCTCTAATATTACCAGGCTGGAGTTCAGACTGAAACTTTTCTCACAATCAGAATTCTCCCTGGTGTGTTCTCTAATGTATCACCAAGTTGCCAAGCTCACTTCATTGGGAGTACATGTAGGGCTCCTTCCCTATGTGGGTCCCTCCATGAACCAACCACAAGGAGCAGTTCTGACTAAAGCTTTGGCCACATTAATATTGTTTTTCTCCAATGTGGATCATTTCGTGCACACTCAATTGTGATTTGAAATACGCACTTTGCCCACAATAGCCACATCTGTGGacctgcaaaaggggatcacgtgaccctagaACAgggcaatcgtcataaatgtgagttagctGCCAAGGATTCAAATatagatcacgtgaccatggggctgcagcaaaagtcataagtgtgaaaaatggtcatgtcaggtttttcagtgccactgtcactttgaatagttactaaatgaacttttaagtcgaggactacctgtaatgtatcCTTGTGTTCTGCATACTCTACTTTTTCCAGTTTGAAATCTCTTCTTGATTACCTGCtggggaagaaggagaattttgtgggtttctgaaggaaatggaaatgttttgatttctggcttcattgatttccctttttaaCATTGCTTGTTATTCTCAGTTGTCCGGAGTTCTCTTATGGCATCCTCTTTGCCTGTAAGATTCAAAGAAATTGCttataaaatggttgcagaagatatacatataaaaaaagaaaaccatatacattaaagataaaaaggaaatatttcacaatgctaaaataatcttagattaattttgatttattttacacATTGAAGATTACGGAGATC contains:
- the LOC116523843 gene encoding zinc finger protein 182-like, which gives rise to MHTKKKSYECPDCGKGFSQNSDLVIHQRTHTGEKPFECPDCGKSFSQNSDLVIHQRTHTGEKPFECPDCGKCFSHKSTLLRHQRTHTGEKPFECPDCGKAFSQYSDLVIHQRTHTGEKPFECPDCGKGFSQNSYLVIHQRTHTGEKPFECPDCGKGFSKNSHLDIHQRTHTGEKPFECPDCGKGFSQNSHLVKHQRTHTGEKPFECPDCGKSFSKNSHLVIHQRTHTGEKPFECPDCGKAFSQNSYLVIHQRTHTGEKPFECPDCGKAFSQNSHLKTHQRTHTGEKPFKCPYCGKCFSQNSDLVTHQRTHTGEKPFECPHCGTSFSSRSNLVTHQRTHTGEKPFECPVCGKSFSHNSHLVVHQRTHTGEKPFECPDCGKCFSHKSSLLIHQKTHTGEKL